The Corythoichthys intestinalis isolate RoL2023-P3 chromosome 1, ASM3026506v1, whole genome shotgun sequence genome has a segment encoding these proteins:
- the usp10 gene encoding ubiquitin carboxyl-terminal hydrolase 10 isoform X1, with product MASYGNQYIFGEFSPDEINQFFVTPRCHVELPPFNNKAPCVSQSSGGYCTPAVPYKMESMGLQGCGDDYQRIKFGVDEVIDSKTVDGVNDTLYKVSSTLNPQAPEFILGCQSAQKPQQTTTPADSGPDGSHFNSEDGPDSEASALDNHQACQDLDGLPGGMGQRERKKKKKRPPGYYNYLDSSGGGNTNAADSTPVTALVNGHALGVSQHNTEDADCKALSGISSLSITSAATVASVVVQRTCDSPDDFLSDLKSGALSFSDGTNATSPSSSSCQSRGVTDGPRTADEQPDHLAPQSPQLSDSPQSPRSKSPLPASASAAATTEPDGREAAESNGLAESDVSVCADGHNEDCEKDHLQVSTQTAEELSVSPTVAAVPAPIPPKSWASLFHNSKPLPGSPPAFVEIKNAVEVVTPPLVTPETPEEKAVEVKEGPVHVSEDPMAPKLAELIENVKLIHKPVSLQPRGLVNKGNWCYINATLQALIACPPMYHLMKSIPLLSETQRPCSSTPMIDNFVRLVNEFTNMPVPAKPKPAVGDKLVKDIRPGVPFEPTYIYRLLTLIKSSLSEKGRQEDAEEYLGFTLNGLHEEMLALKKLISPQEEKAPTPNGPESLAGLVEVDADKDEEGSEDEWEQVGPRNKTSITRQADFVRTPITDIFGGHIRSVVYQQNSKESATLQPFFTLQLDIQSEKVRTVQEALETLVARESVQGYTSKSKQEIEVSRRVTLEELPPVLVLHLKRFVFEKTGGCQKLNKIIEYPVDLEISKDLLSSGVRSKVMKGQRTYRLFAVVYHHGNSATGGHYTTDVFHIGLNGWLRIDDQAVKVINQYLVVKQIAERTAYLLYYRRVDFL from the exons TACATCTTCGGGGAATTCAGCCCTGATGAGATCAATCAATTCTTTGTGACTCCACGATGTCACGTCGAG CTTCCACCTTTCAACAACAAAGCGCCGTGTGTCAGTCAGTCCTCTG GAGGTTACTGCACTCCCGCTGTACCATATAAAATGGAGTCAATGGGACTGCAGGGTTGCG GGGATGACTATCAGCGCATCAAGTTTGGCGTCGATGAGGTCATAGACTCCAAGACCGTCGACGGCGTAAACGATACTTTGTACAAAGTGTCGAGCACCCTCAACCCGCAGGCTCCAGAGTTCATCCTGGGCTGCCAATCGGCCCAGAAACCCCAACAGACGACGACTCCGGCGGACAGCGGTCCAGATGGGAGCCACTTCAACTCTGAGGACGGGCCCGACTCGGAGGCTTCGGCCCTGGATAATCACCAGGCGTGCCAGGACCTGGATGGGCTGCCCGGCGGCATGGGACAGCGTGAgaggaagaaaaagaaaaagcggCCGCCGGGGTACTATAACTACCTTGACTCTTCGGGCGGTGGCAACACCAACGCCGCAGACAGCACGCCGGTGACGGCACTCGTGAACGGACACGCGCTTGGCGTCTCGCAGCACAACACCGAGGATGCGGATTGTAAAGCTTTATCTGGGATTTCCTCTCTGAGCATTACCTCGGCAGCAACGGTCGCATCTGTTGTCGTCCAAAGGACTTGCGATAGTCCCGACGACTTTTTGTCGGACTTAAAAAGCGGGGCGTTGTCTTTTTCAGATGGCACCAATGCAACTTCACCCTCTTCGTCCTCATGCCAAAGTAGAGGCGTGACGGATGGACCGAGGACTGCAGATGAGCAGCCAGATCATTTGGCTCCGCAGAGCCCCCAACTTTCAGATAGTCCACAGAGCCCCCGATCTAAGTCACCGCTTCCCGCTTCCGCTTCTGCTGCTGCGACTACTGAACCGGACGGAAGGGAAGCGGCGGAGAGTAACGGCTTGGCCGAGTCAGATGTTTCAGTTTGTGCCGACGGACACAATGAAGACTGTGAGAAAGACCATTTGCAGGTCTCTACGCAAACGGCGGAGGAGTTGTCAGTTTCTCCCACGGTGGCGGCCGTTCCCGCCCCCATCCCCCCAAAATCTTGGGCCAGCCTCTTCCACAACTCTAAACCACTTCCAGGCAGTCCTCCAGCCTTTGTGGAGATTAAGAATGCCGTGGAAGTTGTGACTCCTCCGCTCGTGACACCGGAGACACCCGAGGAGAAAGCTGTTGAGGTCAAGGAAGGCCCTGTCCATGTATCAGAGGACCCTATGGCACCTAAGCTTGCAG AACTTATTGAGAATGTGAAGTTGATACATAAACCAGTGTCTTTGCAGCCGAGAGGACTCGTCAACAAAGGGAACTGGTGCTATATCAACGCT ACTCTTCAGGCCCTGATAGCTTGTCCTCCTATGTATCACCTGATGAAGTCTATTCCTTTGCTCAGTGAAACCCAGAGACCGTGCTCCTCCACACCCATGATTGACAACTT TGTGAGGTTGGTGAATGAGTTCACAAACATGCCAGTGCCAGCTAAACCTAAACCAG CTGTCGGTGACAAGCTGGTGAAAGACATTCGACCAGGGGTTCCGTTTGAGCCAACGTACATTTACAGACTCCTAACGCTCATCAAGTCCAGTCTCTCAGAAAAG GGTCGACAGGAAGACGCAGAGGAGTATCTTGGTTTCACTCTAAATGGGCTGCACGAAGAGATGCTGGCTTTGAAAAAACTAATCTCTCCACAGGAAGAGA AAGCCCCTACACCCAACGGTCCCGAGTCTCTGGCCGGCTTGGTGGAAGTTGACGCAGACAAGGATGAAGAGGGGAGCGAAGACGAGTGGGAGCAAGTCGGTCCCCGCAACAAGACTTCCATCACCCGCCAAGCCGACTTTGTCCGTACGCCCATCACTGACATATTCGGAGGACATATTAG GTCGGTGGTGTACCAACAGAACTCTAAGGAGTCGGCCACGCTACAGCCCTTCTTCACGCTGCAGTTGGACATCCAGTCAGAGAAGGTCCGCACGGTCCAGGAGGCCCTGGAAACGCTCGTGGCACGAGAGTCGGTCCAGGGTTACACTTCTAAAAGCAAGCAGGAG ATCGAGGTCAGTCGGAGGGTGACTCTGGAGGAGCTGCCCCCTGTCCTCGTGCTCCATCTCAAGAGATTTGTCTTTGAGAAGACTGGAGGTTGTCAGAAACTCAACAAGATCATCGAGTACCCCGTAGACCTGGAAATAAGCAAAG ACCTCCTGTCTTCTGGAGTGAGGAGCAAAGTTATGAAAGGCCAAAGAACATACAGGCTCTTTGCAG TGGTCTATCACCATGGGAACAGCGCGACTGGCGGTCACTACACCACGGATGTCTTCCACATCGGTCTTAACGGTTGGCTGCGCATTGACGACCAGGCAGTGAAAGTGATCAACCAGTACCTGGTGGTCAAGCAGATCGCCGAGCGCACCGCTTACCTGCTGTACTACCGCCGCGTCGACTTCTTGTAG
- the usp10 gene encoding ubiquitin carboxyl-terminal hydrolase 10 isoform X2 gives MASYGNQYIFGEFSPDEINQFFVTPRCHVELPPFNNKAPCVSQSSGDDYQRIKFGVDEVIDSKTVDGVNDTLYKVSSTLNPQAPEFILGCQSAQKPQQTTTPADSGPDGSHFNSEDGPDSEASALDNHQACQDLDGLPGGMGQRERKKKKKRPPGYYNYLDSSGGGNTNAADSTPVTALVNGHALGVSQHNTEDADCKALSGISSLSITSAATVASVVVQRTCDSPDDFLSDLKSGALSFSDGTNATSPSSSSCQSRGVTDGPRTADEQPDHLAPQSPQLSDSPQSPRSKSPLPASASAAATTEPDGREAAESNGLAESDVSVCADGHNEDCEKDHLQVSTQTAEELSVSPTVAAVPAPIPPKSWASLFHNSKPLPGSPPAFVEIKNAVEVVTPPLVTPETPEEKAVEVKEGPVHVSEDPMAPKLAELIENVKLIHKPVSLQPRGLVNKGNWCYINATLQALIACPPMYHLMKSIPLLSETQRPCSSTPMIDNFVRLVNEFTNMPVPAKPKPAVGDKLVKDIRPGVPFEPTYIYRLLTLIKSSLSEKGRQEDAEEYLGFTLNGLHEEMLALKKLISPQEEKAPTPNGPESLAGLVEVDADKDEEGSEDEWEQVGPRNKTSITRQADFVRTPITDIFGGHIRSVVYQQNSKESATLQPFFTLQLDIQSEKVRTVQEALETLVARESVQGYTSKSKQEIEVSRRVTLEELPPVLVLHLKRFVFEKTGGCQKLNKIIEYPVDLEISKDLLSSGVRSKVMKGQRTYRLFAVVYHHGNSATGGHYTTDVFHIGLNGWLRIDDQAVKVINQYLVVKQIAERTAYLLYYRRVDFL, from the exons TACATCTTCGGGGAATTCAGCCCTGATGAGATCAATCAATTCTTTGTGACTCCACGATGTCACGTCGAG CTTCCACCTTTCAACAACAAAGCGCCGTGTGTCAGTCAGTCCTCTG GGGATGACTATCAGCGCATCAAGTTTGGCGTCGATGAGGTCATAGACTCCAAGACCGTCGACGGCGTAAACGATACTTTGTACAAAGTGTCGAGCACCCTCAACCCGCAGGCTCCAGAGTTCATCCTGGGCTGCCAATCGGCCCAGAAACCCCAACAGACGACGACTCCGGCGGACAGCGGTCCAGATGGGAGCCACTTCAACTCTGAGGACGGGCCCGACTCGGAGGCTTCGGCCCTGGATAATCACCAGGCGTGCCAGGACCTGGATGGGCTGCCCGGCGGCATGGGACAGCGTGAgaggaagaaaaagaaaaagcggCCGCCGGGGTACTATAACTACCTTGACTCTTCGGGCGGTGGCAACACCAACGCCGCAGACAGCACGCCGGTGACGGCACTCGTGAACGGACACGCGCTTGGCGTCTCGCAGCACAACACCGAGGATGCGGATTGTAAAGCTTTATCTGGGATTTCCTCTCTGAGCATTACCTCGGCAGCAACGGTCGCATCTGTTGTCGTCCAAAGGACTTGCGATAGTCCCGACGACTTTTTGTCGGACTTAAAAAGCGGGGCGTTGTCTTTTTCAGATGGCACCAATGCAACTTCACCCTCTTCGTCCTCATGCCAAAGTAGAGGCGTGACGGATGGACCGAGGACTGCAGATGAGCAGCCAGATCATTTGGCTCCGCAGAGCCCCCAACTTTCAGATAGTCCACAGAGCCCCCGATCTAAGTCACCGCTTCCCGCTTCCGCTTCTGCTGCTGCGACTACTGAACCGGACGGAAGGGAAGCGGCGGAGAGTAACGGCTTGGCCGAGTCAGATGTTTCAGTTTGTGCCGACGGACACAATGAAGACTGTGAGAAAGACCATTTGCAGGTCTCTACGCAAACGGCGGAGGAGTTGTCAGTTTCTCCCACGGTGGCGGCCGTTCCCGCCCCCATCCCCCCAAAATCTTGGGCCAGCCTCTTCCACAACTCTAAACCACTTCCAGGCAGTCCTCCAGCCTTTGTGGAGATTAAGAATGCCGTGGAAGTTGTGACTCCTCCGCTCGTGACACCGGAGACACCCGAGGAGAAAGCTGTTGAGGTCAAGGAAGGCCCTGTCCATGTATCAGAGGACCCTATGGCACCTAAGCTTGCAG AACTTATTGAGAATGTGAAGTTGATACATAAACCAGTGTCTTTGCAGCCGAGAGGACTCGTCAACAAAGGGAACTGGTGCTATATCAACGCT ACTCTTCAGGCCCTGATAGCTTGTCCTCCTATGTATCACCTGATGAAGTCTATTCCTTTGCTCAGTGAAACCCAGAGACCGTGCTCCTCCACACCCATGATTGACAACTT TGTGAGGTTGGTGAATGAGTTCACAAACATGCCAGTGCCAGCTAAACCTAAACCAG CTGTCGGTGACAAGCTGGTGAAAGACATTCGACCAGGGGTTCCGTTTGAGCCAACGTACATTTACAGACTCCTAACGCTCATCAAGTCCAGTCTCTCAGAAAAG GGTCGACAGGAAGACGCAGAGGAGTATCTTGGTTTCACTCTAAATGGGCTGCACGAAGAGATGCTGGCTTTGAAAAAACTAATCTCTCCACAGGAAGAGA AAGCCCCTACACCCAACGGTCCCGAGTCTCTGGCCGGCTTGGTGGAAGTTGACGCAGACAAGGATGAAGAGGGGAGCGAAGACGAGTGGGAGCAAGTCGGTCCCCGCAACAAGACTTCCATCACCCGCCAAGCCGACTTTGTCCGTACGCCCATCACTGACATATTCGGAGGACATATTAG GTCGGTGGTGTACCAACAGAACTCTAAGGAGTCGGCCACGCTACAGCCCTTCTTCACGCTGCAGTTGGACATCCAGTCAGAGAAGGTCCGCACGGTCCAGGAGGCCCTGGAAACGCTCGTGGCACGAGAGTCGGTCCAGGGTTACACTTCTAAAAGCAAGCAGGAG ATCGAGGTCAGTCGGAGGGTGACTCTGGAGGAGCTGCCCCCTGTCCTCGTGCTCCATCTCAAGAGATTTGTCTTTGAGAAGACTGGAGGTTGTCAGAAACTCAACAAGATCATCGAGTACCCCGTAGACCTGGAAATAAGCAAAG ACCTCCTGTCTTCTGGAGTGAGGAGCAAAGTTATGAAAGGCCAAAGAACATACAGGCTCTTTGCAG TGGTCTATCACCATGGGAACAGCGCGACTGGCGGTCACTACACCACGGATGTCTTCCACATCGGTCTTAACGGTTGGCTGCGCATTGACGACCAGGCAGTGAAAGTGATCAACCAGTACCTGGTGGTCAAGCAGATCGCCGAGCGCACCGCTTACCTGCTGTACTACCGCCGCGTCGACTTCTTGTAG